One uncultured Hyphomonas sp. genomic region harbors:
- a CDS encoding LL-diaminopimelate aminotransferase → MNTDFHKIRRLPPYVFEQVNRTKAALRADGADIIDLGMGNPDLPTPKHIVDKLCETARRPDVNGYSASRGIPGLRRALTDYYKRRFDVTLDKDREVIVTLGSKEGFANLAQAISAPGDVILAPDPSYPLHHFGFIIAGASIRGVPAQTPEQYLSNLGKAVHYSTPPPTAMVLCYPSNPTAAVCDLDFYKEAIKFAKKHELWVLSDLAYNEIYFDEPTPSILQVDGAKDIAVEFTTMSKTYSMAGWRMGFVAGNETLISALARVKSYLDYGAYTPIQVAAVAALDGPQDCVDETRAIYKSRRDVLVESFTRAGWPVPSPAASMFAWAPIPEQLKHLGSLEFALQLINEAHVAVAPGAGFGEHGDGHVRIALVENEQRIRQAARNIRKFLEKRGVKEIKPTAAAAE, encoded by the coding sequence ATGAATACCGACTTTCACAAGATCCGCCGACTTCCCCCTTATGTTTTTGAGCAGGTGAACCGCACCAAGGCGGCCCTTCGCGCAGATGGGGCGGACATTATCGATCTCGGAATGGGCAATCCGGACCTGCCGACCCCCAAACATATTGTCGACAAGCTGTGCGAAACCGCGCGCCGGCCGGACGTGAACGGCTATTCCGCTTCCCGCGGGATTCCGGGCCTGCGCCGCGCGCTGACGGACTATTACAAGCGGCGCTTTGACGTAACGCTCGACAAGGACCGGGAAGTGATCGTCACGCTCGGCTCCAAGGAGGGCTTTGCCAACCTCGCCCAGGCCATTTCGGCACCGGGCGATGTGATCCTGGCGCCCGACCCGTCCTATCCGCTGCACCATTTCGGCTTCATCATCGCCGGGGCTTCCATCCGCGGGGTCCCTGCCCAGACGCCGGAGCAGTACCTGTCGAACCTCGGCAAGGCCGTGCATTATTCGACCCCGCCGCCGACAGCCATGGTGCTCTGCTACCCGTCCAACCCGACGGCGGCCGTCTGCGACCTCGACTTCTATAAAGAGGCCATCAAATTCGCGAAGAAGCATGAGCTGTGGGTCCTCTCGGACCTTGCCTATAACGAGATCTATTTCGACGAACCGACGCCCTCGATCCTTCAGGTCGACGGGGCAAAGGACATCGCGGTCGAGTTCACGACCATGTCGAAGACCTATTCCATGGCCGGCTGGCGCATGGGTTTCGTCGCCGGGAACGAGACGCTGATTTCGGCGCTCGCCCGCGTGAAGTCCTATCTCGATTACGGTGCCTACACGCCGATCCAGGTGGCGGCTGTGGCCGCGCTCGATGGCCCGCAGGACTGTGTGGACGAGACGCGCGCGATCTACAAATCACGCCGCGACGTGCTGGTGGAGAGCTTCACGCGCGCAGGCTGGCCGGTGCCGAGCCCGGCGGCGTCGATGTTTGCCTGGGCCCCGATCCCGGAACAGCTGAAGCATCTCGGCAGCCTAGAATTCGCGCTGCAGCTGATCAACGAGGCACATGTTGCCGTCGCCCCCGGCGCTGGCTTCGGCGAGCATGGCGACGGCCATGTCCGCATCGCCCTCGTCGAGAACGAACAGCGTATCCGCCAGGCCGCCCGCAACATCCGGAAATTCCTGGAGAAACGCGGCGTGAAAGAGATCAAGCCAACTGCGGCTGCGGCGGAGTAG
- the rplM gene encoding 50S ribosomal protein L13, translating into MKTYNAPVDVENKWVVIDATDVVVGRLASYVAKRLRGKHRPDFTPHIDTGDHVIVINAEKAKFTGNKLTDKVYYRHTGHPGGIKSTTAGKILSGRFPERAIEMAVKRMLPKESPLARKQYSKLRVYAGAEHPHTAQSPESVDFASMNRKNVKTA; encoded by the coding sequence ATGAAAACCTATAACGCACCCGTGGACGTCGAGAATAAGTGGGTCGTGATCGACGCGACTGATGTCGTTGTCGGACGTCTTGCTTCTTACGTCGCCAAGCGCCTGCGCGGCAAGCACCGCCCTGACTTTACTCCGCACATCGATACCGGTGACCATGTCATCGTGATCAATGCGGAAAAAGCAAAGTTCACCGGCAACAAGCTGACCGACAAAGTCTACTACCGCCACACCGGCCACCCGGGCGGCATCAAGTCGACCACGGCCGGCAAAATCCTTTCCGGCCGCTTCCCGGAACGCGCCATCGAAATGGCCGTGAAGCGCATGCTGCCGAAAGAAAGCCCGCTGGCTCGCAAGCAGTACTCCAAACTGCGCGTCTATGCCGGTGCTGAGCACCCGCACACGGCCCAGAGCCCCGAAAGCGTCGACTTCGCGTCGATGAACCGCAAAAACGTCAAAACGGCCTGA
- a CDS encoding DUF2842 domain-containing protein: MRKPLTALILLVYLFIYIVLAATIGGMTSNWPRWAELVFYVVAGIAWIFPLKPLFAWMNRGTPPPEDE, encoded by the coding sequence ATGCGCAAGCCGCTCACCGCCCTGATCCTCCTGGTCTACCTGTTCATTTATATTGTGCTGGCCGCTACGATCGGCGGTATGACCTCGAACTGGCCGCGCTGGGCTGAGCTGGTCTTCTATGTCGTGGCCGGGATTGCATGGATCTTCCCGCTGAAGCCGCTTTTCGCGTGGATGAACCGCGGCACGCCGCCGCCAGAAGACGAATAG
- a CDS encoding COX15/CtaA family protein, with protein MSETTIPPAAALWIRRWLILVGLMVYAMILIGGATRLTDSGLSITEWDPIKGAIPPLSADAWNEAFAKYRDTAEYRYINHGMSMSEFQHIYWWEWGHRFFGRMIGLVAVLGIAVFAVRKWLTRPLLWKLLGLVALGGLQGAIGWWMVSSGIGETTRVDVAPYRLMTHFILALLILAMVAWLWLDLGQRARSPASRAIRVTAKLLLVAIFVQMAAGALVAGLDAGRSYNDWPLMAGELVPSHYIEGDLGIRSLFEGRAATQFNHRIFAYVIWAASLVAVWAYRKTAHGRSFMVFAGLVSLQAVWGIFTLLHAAPMNLALLHQAIGVVVTLAAVRLVWLTARPDASA; from the coding sequence ATGAGCGAAACCACAATCCCCCCCGCTGCAGCCCTCTGGATCCGCCGCTGGCTGATTCTGGTCGGCCTCATGGTCTATGCGATGATCCTGATCGGCGGCGCGACCCGCCTGACAGATTCCGGCTTGTCGATTACGGAATGGGACCCGATCAAGGGCGCCATCCCGCCGCTGTCGGCAGATGCCTGGAACGAGGCTTTTGCGAAATACCGGGATACGGCGGAATACCGCTACATCAATCACGGCATGTCGATGTCGGAGTTCCAGCATATTTACTGGTGGGAGTGGGGGCATCGTTTCTTCGGCAGGATGATCGGCCTTGTGGCGGTGCTGGGCATTGCCGTGTTCGCAGTGCGGAAATGGCTGACGCGGCCGCTGCTGTGGAAGCTTCTCGGGCTCGTGGCGCTGGGCGGACTGCAGGGCGCCATCGGCTGGTGGATGGTGTCGAGCGGCATTGGCGAGACGACCCGGGTGGATGTCGCGCCTTACCGGTTGATGACGCATTTCATTCTGGCGCTACTGATCCTCGCCATGGTCGCCTGGTTGTGGCTGGACCTTGGCCAGCGCGCGCGTAGCCCGGCCTCGCGTGCGATACGCGTAACGGCGAAATTGTTGCTTGTGGCGATTTTCGTACAGATGGCAGCGGGCGCGCTGGTGGCGGGCCTCGATGCCGGGCGCAGCTACAATGACTGGCCGCTGATGGCGGGCGAACTGGTGCCGTCACATTATATAGAGGGCGATCTGGGCATCCGTAGCCTGTTCGAAGGGCGGGCTGCGACCCAGTTCAATCACCGCATCTTCGCCTATGTGATCTGGGCGGCGAGCCTTGTCGCGGTATGGGCATACCGGAAAACCGCGCACGGGCGCAGCTTCATGGTCTTTGCCGGTCTGGTCAGCCTGCAGGCTGTCTGGGGGATTTTCACCCTCTTGCACGCGGCGCCGATGAACCTGGCGCTTCTGCATCAGGCCATCGGAGTCGTGGTGACGCTGGCGGCCGTCCGCCTGGTCTGGCTGACGGCGCGCCCTGATGCGTCCGCTTAG
- the phaC gene encoding class I poly(R)-hydroxyalkanoic acid synthase: MSGDKRIKDTPAPLAELMMSQDPARLQVLMTTLSLANVESQGLLADVMMGSGPLGTVSQGDPMRVGEAFRAVGWSFATNPAAMFNANLELMTSWMKLWQEMAMEAVSGPTEKEKDKRFSDPEWASNPGFRFIRKAYEVNANWMNRLADQAPGLPENLQLRAKFFTQLLTDTLSPTNYLGSNPTALRAFFETGGQSVLDGLRLARADVKKGGGKLYISQTDETPFKLGENIATAPGQVVFRNDLIELIHYAPTQEKTYSRPLLIFPPWINKFYILDLQEKNSMIRWLVDKGVPVFVVSWRSADEVTQDFTWDDYVQKGAYAAVEATMQAAGATGVNTVGYCIGGTMLSSALGHMAKTGYDKIKSATFFASQSDFELAGDLKVFTDGPGRGYINGIIEENGGVMPGSMMYETFNWLRPIDLVWRYVIDEYMLGKSPRPFDLLYWNADQTNIPGKVHQRYLKDCYDENRLSTGSFEVLGETVDLKQVKIPVMVQASKDDHICPFESVYRTALVFGGDTKFVLSGSGHIAGVVNHPDANKYQHWLNPDLTETGGEWLENAEEVPGSWWPTWWDWLRPKSGRKVEAKQPKDMGLGAAPGTYAKVRLSDIKLPV; encoded by the coding sequence ATGAGTGGTGACAAGAGAATCAAGGACACACCTGCCCCCCTGGCTGAGTTGATGATGAGCCAGGACCCGGCACGTTTGCAGGTCCTGATGACCACGCTTTCGCTGGCGAATGTCGAATCCCAGGGCCTGCTTGCGGACGTGATGATGGGCTCAGGGCCGCTGGGCACCGTCTCGCAGGGCGATCCGATGCGGGTCGGCGAAGCTTTCCGCGCTGTCGGCTGGAGTTTTGCCACCAATCCGGCCGCCATGTTCAACGCCAATCTCGAACTCATGACCAGCTGGATGAAACTCTGGCAGGAAATGGCCATGGAGGCGGTGTCCGGTCCAACGGAAAAGGAGAAGGACAAGCGCTTCTCGGATCCCGAATGGGCCAGCAATCCGGGCTTCCGCTTCATCCGCAAGGCTTACGAGGTCAACGCCAACTGGATGAACCGCCTGGCCGACCAGGCCCCCGGCCTGCCGGAAAACCTGCAGCTGCGCGCAAAGTTCTTCACCCAGCTCCTGACCGACACGCTGTCACCGACCAACTATCTCGGCTCCAACCCGACCGCACTGCGCGCCTTCTTCGAAACCGGCGGGCAAAGCGTGCTGGATGGTCTGCGCCTCGCCCGCGCCGATGTGAAGAAGGGCGGCGGCAAGCTCTATATCAGCCAGACCGATGAGACACCGTTCAAGCTGGGTGAGAACATCGCCACGGCGCCCGGCCAGGTCGTCTTCCGGAATGACCTGATCGAGCTGATCCATTACGCACCGACGCAGGAAAAGACCTATTCCCGCCCGCTGCTGATCTTCCCGCCCTGGATCAACAAATTTTACATCCTGGACCTTCAGGAAAAGAACTCGATGATCCGCTGGCTGGTCGACAAGGGCGTACCTGTCTTCGTCGTGTCCTGGCGCTCGGCAGATGAAGTCACACAGGACTTCACCTGGGATGACTATGTTCAGAAAGGCGCCTATGCAGCCGTTGAGGCGACCATGCAGGCGGCTGGTGCAACCGGCGTCAACACGGTCGGCTATTGTATCGGCGGAACCATGCTGTCCTCCGCACTCGGTCACATGGCCAAGACCGGATATGACAAGATCAAGTCGGCAACCTTCTTCGCCTCCCAGTCGGACTTTGAACTCGCTGGCGATCTGAAGGTTTTCACGGACGGTCCGGGACGCGGCTATATCAATGGCATCATCGAAGAGAATGGCGGTGTCATGCCCGGCTCGATGATGTACGAGACATTCAACTGGCTGCGCCCGATCGACCTCGTCTGGCGCTACGTCATCGACGAATACATGCTGGGCAAGTCACCCCGCCCGTTCGACCTGCTCTACTGGAATGCCGACCAGACCAATATTCCGGGTAAGGTGCATCAGCGCTACCTGAAGGACTGCTACGACGAAAACCGCCTGTCGACCGGCAGCTTTGAAGTACTTGGCGAAACCGTGGACCTGAAGCAGGTGAAAATCCCCGTCATGGTCCAGGCCAGCAAGGACGACCATATCTGCCCGTTCGAAAGCGTGTACCGCACAGCGCTTGTCTTTGGCGGAGACACGAAATTCGTTCTGTCCGGGTCCGGACATATCGCCGGTGTCGTCAACCACCCCGATGCGAACAAGTACCAGCATTGGCTGAACCCGGATCTGACCGAAACCGGCGGCGAGTGGCTGGAGAATGCCGAAGAAGTCCCCGGCTCCTGGTGGCCAACCTGGTGGGACTGGCTACGCCCGAAATCGGGCCGCAAGGTCGAGGCAAAGCAGCCGAAGGACATGGGCCTCGGCGCCGCCCCTGGCACCTATGCCAAGGTCCGCCTGTCGGACATCAAACTACCGGTTTAA
- a CDS encoding MaoC/PaaZ C-terminal domain-containing protein has product MPINQDAVGSKGTPRTWAWNSRDALLYALGVGCGMEDPVGSELEFTTENTMGVDQKVLPTFGVLAGFNAQGGKSAMSNAGTYDPRMLVHGEQGIRLHRPIPVEGEITMVDEITGIYDKGKGAVVATKAVATLTADGKPLFDLTSSVFIVGEGGFGGDKGPSGQTNVAPERAPDHEVTYQTRPDQALLYRLSGDRNPLHSDKKFSDVGGFPKPILHGLCTYGFTGRALLSALCGNDPARFKTMDGRFSSPVLPGEALTIKIWTGEGEDGTAIFQTVGGDGRVVLNNGGFSYS; this is encoded by the coding sequence ATGCCCATCAATCAGGATGCCGTCGGATCAAAAGGCACACCACGTACCTGGGCGTGGAACTCCCGCGATGCCTTGCTCTACGCGCTGGGTGTCGGCTGCGGAATGGAAGATCCGGTCGGCTCGGAACTGGAATTCACGACCGAGAACACGATGGGTGTGGACCAGAAAGTGCTACCCACATTCGGCGTATTGGCCGGGTTCAATGCGCAAGGCGGCAAGAGCGCCATGTCGAATGCCGGTACGTATGATCCCCGTATGCTGGTCCACGGAGAACAGGGCATCCGCCTGCACCGCCCCATCCCTGTCGAGGGTGAGATTACGATGGTCGATGAAATCACCGGCATCTATGACAAGGGCAAAGGCGCCGTCGTCGCGACAAAAGCCGTGGCGACCCTGACGGCCGACGGCAAACCGCTCTTCGACCTGACCTCATCGGTCTTCATTGTCGGTGAGGGTGGTTTTGGCGGCGACAAGGGCCCATCGGGCCAGACGAACGTTGCGCCAGAGCGGGCACCGGATCACGAAGTGACCTATCAGACGCGGCCGGACCAGGCCCTGCTCTACCGCCTGAGCGGTGACCGCAACCCGTTACATTCCGACAAGAAATTTTCCGATGTCGGCGGCTTCCCGAAGCCGATCCTGCACGGCCTCTGCACCTATGGCTTCACCGGGCGCGCGCTGCTGTCTGCCCTGTGCGGAAACGATCCGGCCCGGTTCAAGACCATGGACGGGCGCTTTTCCTCTCCCGTCCTGCCGGGCGAAGCGCTGACCATCAAAATCTGGACCGGCGAAGGCGAGGACGGCACAGCCATCTTCCAGACCGTCGGCGGCGACGGCCGTGTCGTCCTCAACAATGGGGGTTTCAGCTACAGCTGA
- the argC gene encoding N-acetyl-gamma-glutamyl-phosphate reductase has protein sequence MLPKVFIDGEAGTTGLQIADRLRGRTDLELISIDPDKRKDNDERARLMNMADAVIMCLPDEAARLGVSLVTSQNTVIIDASSAHRTASGWTYGFPEMDKTQRAALRACRRISNPGCYPTGMIALMRPLTSAGLVPASLPVTVSAVSGYSGGGKAMIAEFEEGGTEDNHRIYALTQKHKHLPEMKRYGRLDHAPMFLPSVGRFAQGMLTQIALPLWALPGKPKRADLHAALSKAYEGETFVKVPSLAECDALTGLEPEACNGTNRLELFVFGSDEEARLVARLDNLGKGASGAAVQNLNIALGLDETAGLDA, from the coding sequence ATGCTGCCCAAAGTTTTCATTGATGGCGAAGCCGGCACGACCGGGCTTCAGATTGCCGACCGGCTGCGGGGCCGGACGGATCTGGAATTGATCTCGATCGATCCGGACAAGCGCAAGGACAATGACGAACGTGCGCGCCTCATGAACATGGCCGATGCCGTGATCATGTGCCTGCCAGACGAGGCGGCGCGCCTGGGTGTATCGCTGGTGACCAGCCAGAACACCGTCATCATCGATGCCTCTTCTGCCCACCGGACAGCGTCCGGCTGGACGTATGGCTTTCCGGAAATGGACAAGACGCAGCGGGCCGCCCTGCGCGCCTGCCGCCGGATTTCCAATCCGGGCTGCTACCCGACGGGCATGATCGCCCTGATGCGCCCGCTCACCTCGGCGGGCCTTGTGCCGGCCTCCCTGCCGGTGACGGTGAGTGCGGTGTCCGGCTATTCTGGTGGCGGCAAGGCGATGATCGCGGAGTTCGAAGAGGGCGGCACGGAGGACAATCACCGCATCTATGCCCTGACGCAGAAGCACAAACACTTGCCGGAGATGAAGCGCTATGGGCGGCTGGATCATGCCCCCATGTTCCTGCCGTCGGTCGGCCGGTTCGCGCAGGGCATGCTGACCCAGATTGCCTTGCCGCTCTGGGCGCTGCCGGGAAAGCCGAAACGTGCTGACCTGCATGCCGCGCTCTCTAAAGCCTATGAAGGCGAAACCTTCGTGAAGGTGCCTTCGCTGGCGGAATGCGATGCGCTGACGGGTCTGGAGCCGGAAGCCTGCAATGGCACCAATCGTCTGGAGCTGTTCGTGTTCGGTTCGGACGAGGAAGCCCGCCTTGTCGCCCGGCTAGACAATCTGGGCAAGGGCGCTTCCGGCGCAGCCGTTCAGAACCTCAACATCGCGCTGGGGCTGGATGAAACGGCCGGTCTGGACGCTTAA
- the rpsI gene encoding 30S ribosomal protein S9 codes for MTGDETVTAAPEPLVEPKIDAQGRAYGTGRRKEAVARVWIKPGSGKITINGRDQEQYFARPVLRMVIAQPLIEAGRETEFDVIATVKGSGLMGQAGAVRHGISRALVAYEPGLRKVLKPFGFMTRDPRVVERKKYGKAKARRSFQFSKR; via the coding sequence ATGACTGGTGACGAAACCGTCACCGCCGCTCCGGAGCCCCTCGTTGAACCGAAAATCGACGCTCAGGGCCGTGCTTACGGCACCGGCCGCCGCAAGGAAGCCGTCGCCCGCGTCTGGATCAAGCCGGGCTCCGGCAAGATCACGATCAATGGCCGTGACCAGGAACAATACTTTGCGCGCCCGGTGCTGCGCATGGTGATTGCCCAGCCGCTGATCGAAGCCGGCCGCGAGACCGAGTTTGACGTGATCGCCACCGTGAAAGGCTCCGGCCTCATGGGCCAGGCTGGCGCAGTGCGCCACGGCATTTCGCGCGCCCTCGTCGCTTATGAGCCGGGCCTGCGCAAAGTGCTCAAGCCGTTCGGCTTCATGACCCGCGACCCGCGTGTCGTCGAGCGTAAGAAGTACGGCAAGGCGAAAGCCCGCCGCAGCTTCCAGTTCTCGAAGCGCTAA